The Solibacillus sp. FSL R7-0682 genome includes a window with the following:
- a CDS encoding ECF transporter S component, translated as MARSNKILLVVSFLMVVGIITSAIVLQTKAYLLVSFGVIGCVLIIFFMRFELRSISGREIVLLAMLAAIASVARVPFAALPSVQPTTFIIILTGLVFGAESGFLVGAVAAIVSNIFLGQGPWTPWQMFAWGMIGVSAGLLRNTWWVKKMWGLCTFGFIWGFLFGWFMNMWILVSNLESFSWSYVLAIYSGSVYFDLAHSLSNVFFLFIFATSWTKVLERFKRKYRLLES; from the coding sequence ATCTTACTAGTGGTATCATTTTTGATGGTTGTTGGTATAATAACGTCTGCGATTGTACTTCAAACGAAAGCTTATTTATTGGTAAGTTTTGGTGTAATTGGTTGTGTATTAATTATTTTCTTTATGCGTTTTGAGCTACGTTCTATTTCTGGCCGAGAGATAGTACTCTTAGCGATGCTGGCTGCAATAGCCTCGGTGGCTCGTGTACCTTTCGCTGCATTACCAAGTGTACAACCAACAACATTTATTATTATTTTGACAGGTCTTGTTTTTGGTGCAGAATCCGGCTTTTTAGTCGGAGCAGTTGCCGCCATTGTGTCAAATATTTTTCTAGGCCAAGGTCCGTGGACACCCTGGCAAATGTTTGCATGGGGAATGATAGGAGTTAGTGCAGGGCTACTACGTAATACGTGGTGGGTGAAAAAAATGTGGGGGCTATGTACTTTTGGTTTCATCTGGGGCTTTTTATTTGGCTGGTTTATGAATATGTGGATTCTAGTGAGTAATTTAGAAAGTTTCTCTTGGAGTTATGTTCTTGCCATTTATAGTGGGAGTGTGTATTTTGATTTGGCACATAGTTTATCCAATGTATTCTTTCTATTCATTTTTGCAACGAGTTGGACGAAAGTATTGGAGCGTTTTAAACGAAAATATAGATTGCTTGAGTCATAG